GACTGATCtgtaagtgaagctctttccacagtcaaaacaggtatatggtttctcccctgtgtgactttTTTGATGATATACAAGGCCTGATCTGGAAATGAAGCTTCTTCCACACTCAAAACAGGTATATGGGTCCACCCCGCTGTGGATTTCCTGATGCTGACTAAGGTATGAGTAGTCACTGAAACGCTTTCCACATTCTAGGCATTTGTAGGATTCCTGTCTTGCATGAATTCTTTTATGTGATTTTAGACCTGAGCTGTCACTGAAGTTCTCTCCACACACCAAGCATTTACACGGTGTTTCCTCTGTGTGGATTCTGCAGGGTGAGTTGAAGCTAGATTTGAATGGTTTACCACATGAAGGGCTATCATTTGTGCTCTTCCCCTTGTGATGTTTTTTCTGGATGGGGATTTGATGGCAATTATCAGTCTGCTTTAGAAGGCCTGTATTTCTCCCATTTTCTTCTAGGCTTTTCACCTGTGATCCTGATTCCTCTTGATCTTGAAAGGTCCTTCCTTTGACTTCATGCTTGGTTCTTTCTGATGAGCCCCAAGAACGAGGACTGTCCTGTTCATCACCTGCTAAAATTAAGGGAAGATTACAATTAAAAGTGTAATCCCAATTACAATCCTAGTGATACTTTCTGTAgcatatgatgatgataatgatgataaataATATTCATATCCCGTACATCTGGCTGGTTTCtgcagtcactctgggcggcttacagcatatttaTAACAtcgtaaaacatcaaacattacaaatgtCCTGGTACAGGGCTGCTGCGACGAAAGACCCTTGTTTCCGTCTTATTTATTCTTCCTCTCACTTATTGcaagaactaacagggatggtctggggtaaaccgagcctcccccctATTGCTCCTCTTAACCTTTTCCCTCATgcactcgagggttttattctatttcctcttcttttatacaaaatgttACTTTCTGTAacatgatgatgattaataataataatattcatatcccacacatctggctgggtttctgcagtcactctgggcggcttacagcatatttaTAACATtgtaaaacatcaaaaattacaAACGTCctggtacagggctgccttctgtcttctaaaggttatgttgttctttatctccttgacacctgaagggagggcgttccatagggacAGCGTCGCTCCTGAGAAGGCcttttgtctggttccctgtaacttcccttctcgcagtgagggaaccagcagaagaccctgggagctggacctcagtgtctggggttgagcgatgggggtggtgaTGCTCCTTTGGGTCTACAGGGccaagccgtttagggctttaaaggtcagcaccaaccgtTTGAATTGcacttggaaacatactgggagtcaagGTAGTTCCTTTAAGACCCACAGGCCTTACGACTGCAAAATCGACTTGCTACCAGGGGCCCAGTTACCCACCCAGCCGTTtcatgtagaagaagaagaagaagagtttggatttgatatcccgctttatcactacccaaaggagtctcaaagcagctaccattctccttccccctcctcccccacaacaaacactctgtgaggtgggtggggctaagagacttcaaagaagtgtgactagcccaaggtcccccagcagctgcatgtggaggagcggagacgcgaacccggttccccagattacaagtctaccgctcttaaccactacaccacgctggctctcaatCTACGttgtagatgttaaacaatgtAGGGGATAGGACTGATCCCTGTGGAACCCCACACTGACGGTTCCAcggggctgaaaagcattccctAGGCAACATCCTCtgggaatgaccatccaagtaggactggaaccagcTCTGTCAGTTCAGGCAGAGAGACTGCTGGGCAGCGAGGCGGgcggtaaaccagcagaatccctgatCTGTCCCGATTGCCCAATGCCAGGAACACACTCTCTAGATGTGCCGCTCCTCCAACTGAACAGAGAGCCTGGAGATAGAGAACCTgtatagaccacagcaactccccctccccaacccttgaGCCTGGCCTGATGCTGCACTgagtgggcacagctgggtgagaccaactccaccctCTTCACCCACCCAGGTTTCAGTGATACAGGCCagatcagcctcctcatccaTACTCAGATAATGGATGAGGGAGATTTATTCTGGGCCGACCTGGTGTTCAACAGCCGCAGTTGCAGACCCGAGGGCTGGCTGATATATAACCACCTGTGCCGTGTGCCTCTTacccagcctgcccctcctcccacacCATACCTCCGCCTACCTAGAACCACTGAAATTGGGCCTTCCCCTGCTATTCCTCTCCCAGGCACATCCCACAAAACGCCCTTATAAAAAcactctcacttgtggggtgcctcagggttctgtcctctcccccatgctttttaacatctacatgcagccgctgggagagatcatcagggagtttgggctgggtgttcatcagtatgcggatgatacccagctctacctctctttcaaatcagaactagtgaaggcggtgaaggtcctgtgtgagtgcctggaggcggttggaggatggatggcggctaacagattgaggttgaatcccaacaagacagaagtactgttcttgggggataggaggcgggcaggcgtggaggactccctagtcctgaatggggtaactgtgacccggaaactacaactaacccagaatgcggaagctagactggtgactgggagcggccgccgagaccacataacaccggtcctgaaaacctacattggctcccagtacgtttccgagcacaattcaaagtgttggtgttgacctttaaagtcctaaacggccttggtccagtacacctgaaggagcgtctccacccccatcgttctgcccggacactgaggtccagcaccgagggccttctggcggttgcctcgctacgagaagccaagttacagggaaccaggctgagggccttctcagtagtggcacccaccctgtggaatgccctcccaccagaggtcaaagagaacaacaattaccagacctttagaaggcatctcaaggcagccctgtttagggaagcttttaatgtttgatttctgtattttaatgttttgttggaagccgcccagagtggctgggggaacccggccagatggcggggtataaataataaattattattattattattattaaaacagttaaaagctgTTTAAtcactaaaaaaacaaacaaacccaatttGAAAGCATAAGCAAAACAGGTTCTCAGCAGTGTGGTATCTTTTATCTCTCACAGCCCAGAGCTCTGGCCCTTTTCTTGCCAGATTGCTTTCCCACTGCCAACATCCCTCCATGTCCCCATCTCCATTTCCTGGAACTAACCAGATCTCTCTGAGGGTCCTGGAAGAGAACAGTCAgaagttgtggggagggatgcaggaggcagCCTGACTAGGTCAACggtccatcttcctccttccatgcTCGCTCGGTTTGCAGGATCAGCCTCTTCCATCCTTTCTGAAGAGCTCAGAAGCTGTAGGttcctgggagggaggaagaagcaaagggaaccTCAGAGCCCCTGCCGGGATTTTGCTGGTGAATGATAACCCAGCCTAGGTGTGGAGCTCCCACTTTCCTTGAAAAAGAGGGGCACCTTCCTCCTGGACCCCACCAGGCGAGGAAAGTAGAGTCATGCCTGAAAGAGGATCTTCTTCCCACCTCCGTTAAAAacatccctttccctttttgccaGCCTGGGGCTGTGACACGGCTGCCTCCCTCTGTTCCTCCTTGTCCTGCAACGCCACTTTAGGGGACGGGGCTGTAGTTCGAGGGCAGAGCATCTCCTCAGCAGCCAGAAATCCCAAGATTCAGtccccaggcagggctgagacTCTGCGCCTGAAAACCCCTTGCTCAGGGGGAGCAAGGCTATTTGTAGGCAGCTCACTGCTCTTAGAGCCCCCAGTTCTGCTGCATAAGTTCATTTTACAGCTAatggttctcctcttcccatCCTTAAATTCTTCCCTCCTTCATATCTCCCAACAACATGATACCTTCCGAAGGCTGATTACTATACAGAGAGACTGTGCCCTCTTGGGTGCCTTCCTCCTGAACCCCAAAGgcatgaagaaaaaaatgatCCATGCCGTGTACTGTAGTGTTGAAATGAGTTTCCAGCTGATCCTGCCCTCTTTACCCTTATTTTTCCAAAACACcaatgcctccctcctcctcttccgagtcatcctgcctcctttcctttgGGGGGTTTCATCCTGCcccaccctaaaactgcctctttcCCCGCCTTGTCTTCTTGCCTTGCTCTCTTCCTAGGGCGCCCCTGCACCCCTTAAAGCCTTTTGCACTCATCGCAGCTCTTTCGGGGCTGAATTGGCGGTGCAGCCCCAcggtgctccctccctccctttgcaaaACTGCCCTCTCCTGCAAAGGAGCTCCTCTGAGATGGGAGcaccccccccgaaaaaaaaactccctcttttccctccctcgCAGCTTTTCAAATGTGACCAACGGAGGAGGAAGTGacgcttcccccctcccccaggaagTCCTCTGTCGTAATATAATCTCTGCCTTTAACCCTTGAAGAGCCAgtgtctctcccaccccaccccccgaactGTATGGTGCTGGGGACATTGCGGGTTCTGCCTACGGGACCCCACAAAGCGCCCCCCTCCTTGCCAGTGTCCCTGCGCTGATATTACTACAGAGGATttcctgggggagggagagagtgtcacttccctcctccctttgtcACACGTGCGAGGGAGGAGATTCGGGAGAGCGGAAGACTGCATTTTGCAAGGTAGGAAAAGGggttgttttgggggggtggggggcttccgtgtcagagcagctgctttgcaggaGAGAAGCCCTCCGGGAGAGGAGCATGCATGGTGTTGCAACCCACAATTGAGCCCCGAAAGAGCAAAGGGCCCCGAGGGCTGCAGGGACGCTCCAGGAGGAGAGCAAGGCAAGAAGGGAGGGGCAGTTGTGGGGTGGagtaggaaacccccccccccaaaggaaaggaggcaggatggctcggaggaggaggagggaggcatggATATTTTGGAGAAAGAGCGGTCGATGCTGGGTAGTGAGGGGGCTTTCTGCCTGCTGAGGAGATGCTCTGTCCcttgagctacagccccttcccctaatgtggggttgggggaggaggaggaatagagGGAGGCAGCCCTGTCACAGCTCCAGGCtggcagagaggaaaggaaagggataTTTTTAATGGTGGTGGGAGGAAGAGTCTCTTTCAGATCCACTTTCCTGGCATGGTGGGGGCACTTAGGAGGGGGGCACTTCTCTTTAATACAAGCGGGAGCTCCACACCTAGGCAGGCTTATCATTCGCCAACAACATACCTTGGGCGGAAAAATacctgcagggcctctgaggccCCCTTTGCTTCTTCGTCCCTCCCACCCAGGAACCTGCAACTTCTGAGCTCCTCGGGTAGGTTGACTGAGGGTGGTCCTGCAAACCTAgagaggatggaaggaggaagatggacggttgacctaGTCAAGCTGTCTCCCGCTACCTCTGACtgttctctcccaggaccctcagagagatctggtgagttccaggcaGTGGAGATGGGGGCATGGAGGGATAGAGAGTGGAAACAAGGAAAATCCCTtcaggctccctttgcttctgcctCCCTCTGAGGAACCTGCAGCTTGTCTAAACCTCTGAGTTCTGCAAAATAGTTTCAAAGAGGCGGGATCTGTGATCCTAGAAATGACCTGAGGCTGGCGCTCCCCACCTCCAGCACCACCTGCGGCTTGGGGAGGTCAGATGAGTTACAGggggtttgggggaggaaggaggagaaatggaTGGATGTGGGGAGGGAACCCCTCCCCCAATTGAGCAGAAAAAACACAGGGGGAAGAAAAGGTAAGAAGGTATTgactggaggaagggaggggaagaggaccAATGTGTTTCCGGGTGTCAGAAGAGGGAGAATATGCACAGCAGTCCATTGCagatttactcataagtaagctccactgagttcaatgggatctaCTTTCAGGTCTCTCCTGAGCGTACTATGCCCACCTTAAGAAAAGATAGAGAAAGAGACAGATTAATTTGGAATcacaaaaacatgtttaaaacatGTTGGGGATCTTTGCAGAGGGGATGCCCCATTTGAGCTTCTCCAGGGGCAAGAGAATAtctagggcaggagaatccctgcagggcctctgagactccctttgcttctttttcCGTCCCAGGAAAATGCTTTCTGAGCTCCTCAGCAAGGATAAAAGAGGCTGCTCCCGGAAACCGAgcgaggatggaaggaggaagatggacggttgacctggtcaggctgtCTCCCACAACCTCTGACtgttctctcccaggaccctcagagagatctggtgagttccagggaaTGGAGATGGGGACGTGGGGAGATGTTGGTGGTGAGGAAACTCCCCTGGCAAGAAAAGGAGGAAGGTTACAGGGCAAGAGCTCCGGGTTGGCAGAGATAAAAGGTAGacagaaaaggaaatgttttatttggctttagtggttattttaatttgggtataactaaATGgtttattactgctgctgctgttattgttattgtgtTGGTTTCTTTGTAGCCTGTATAGGATACGTATTCTGTTTTTtaagtttgatgttttgttgtgttttcatATATGCTGTTAGCCGCACAGGGTGGCTGTGAGAAGCCAACCagaatgtgggatataaattttatatatatgcccCATTTGGGCTTCTGCAGGAGCAGGAGAATATCTAGGCCAGAGGAATCCCTGCAGCTTCTCTGAGGCTCCTTTTACTTCTCCCTCCATGACAAGGAAGCCACAGCTTGTTTAGGCTTCTGAGCTCCTCAGGAAGGATGACAGAAGCTgatcctctttcaccctctttctGCTAACAACAACACCTTGAAGATCCCGGGCCCCAGGGAAATTAGACTGGCCttgactagagccagggccttttcggccatggccccagcctggtggaatgctctcccacaagagaccagagccctgcgggatttgacatctttccgcagggcctgcaagacggagctcttccgccaggcctttgggcaggatgccgtttgacttactttcctttgtGTAAAACAAGCCCCAAGGAGGCCCCCAAGCCGCTCACAGGTCTttgtatggttacaggtaggtagccgtgttggtctaagtcggaagtaaaataaaaaaattccttcagtagcaccttaaagaccaactaagtttttattttggtatgagctttcgtgtgcatgcacacttcttcagatatctgaagatatatctgaagatgtgtgcatgcacacgaaagctcataccaaaataaaaacttagttggtctttaaggtgctactgaaggaatttttttaatttaggtacttgtatgatcagtggaaacagttggtcctggcaagtattaaccactctcaattccaacctgataattgcccCCTGCttagattttaacttgtctgaattaattttaagatgtacggtattttaattaattgatgtctgtttttatgcaggCGGGATacaaaaattattgttgttgttgtttttattgttattattctccTGCAGACctagcgaggatggaagggggaagatggacggttgacctggtcaggctgtCTCCCACAACCTTTGAATGTTCCCTCCCAGGATCCTCAGTGGGATCTGGTGAGTTGCAGGGAATGGAGATGGGGACCTGGGGAGATGTTGGGGGTGAGGAAGCCCCCCTGGCAAGAAAACAAGGAAGGTTGCAGGGCAAGAGTTCTGGGGTGTGAAAGATAAAAggtagaaaaggaaaggaatgtttttatGTTGGAATGGGTGTAGGATTTTTcttgggggggcaggacttttgttaggggggcagaaccggcgtaattggtcagttaagtatctCTAATGTTTTACTTGGTCTGGGGGGCTGCCTCCCCCCTCGGCTACGCCCATGAATGGTAGTGTGAAGAAAATTCTTTTTCAGCGATTTCGATAGTATAACGTTGTGTTGGGTCCTGATTCTGACACTCGCTGGTAGCTACAGCGATTGGCAGATGAGGGACTGAATGGGCAGATTTTTTTGGTTTGCAGCAGCCAAGTTGCCAGGTCAGCAGTGAGAGACTTGTGGGTCATGGCAGCAGTCCCTCTCTAGCCCATGAAGCCTGCTGCCATACatatggattgaggttgaatcctgactcCCTGTGGTGACTCCCTGGTCCTGTGCCCTtggaagaaccaggtgcacagcctgggagtcattttggaggcgctggtcaattctgtgtccagggcagctgtctaccagctctatctttctttctttctttctttctttctttctttctttctttctttctttctttctttcttccttccttccttccttccttccttccttccttccttccttccttccttccttctttcttccttcaATTTCTGAATATATGTTTGTGTAGAGTCATATAttacttgttttctttttgtctatGTATATGATTGTTAGACTTTTTCTTGTttctaaatgaaaataaaataaaataaaatgtgccagtgcaagtagataaataggtagtgctatggtgggaaggtaaacagtgtttctgtgcgctctggtttctgtcacggtgttctgctgcgccagaagcggtttagtccagctggccacatgacgcagaaagctgtctgtggacaaacactggttccctcggcctgaaagtgagacgagcgccacatccccatagtcacctttgactatccaggggtcctttacctttacctttatatatgctgtaagctaccccgtgtggctggggaaacccagccagatgggtgaggtataaataataaaatcttcATCATCATTTGTTACAGAATGTCTCACTAAGATTGTGATTTGTATTACATTTTTAATTGTGATTTCCCCTTAACTTTAGCAGGTGATGAACAGGACAGTCATCGTACTCTGGTCTCATCAGAAAGTAAATCTAGcttggtgtgtggaaagagcttcagtgacagctCAGGCCTAAAATCACATGAAAGAATTCATGCTGGACAGGAATCATACAAATGCTTACAATGTGGAAAGGGTTTCAATCACCACTCAAACCTTAAAAGACATCACAAAGTCCACTCTGAGGAGAAACCGTATACctgttttgagtgtggaaagagattcagttgCAACAGAAACCTTACACGACATCaaaaaattcacacaggggagaaaccgtatacctGTTTTGACTGTGGAAAGAGTTTCCGTTACAGCTCAGGTCTTCAAACTCATCaaaaaatccacacaggggagaaacagtataaatgtttggagtgtggaatgaGCTTCGCGCACAGCTCAAGCCTTAcatctcatcaaagaattcacactggggagaaatcTTATAAATGTTCTGAGTGTGGAAGGAGATTTGCTCACCGTGCTAACCTTACTTCAcataagagaacccacacaggggagaaaccatataaatgcttggaatgtggaaagagcttcagccagagttcACACCTTAGTTCACATAAGAGAACTCACAGTGGTGAGAAGCCGTATAAATGCtttgagtgtgggaagagcttcagtcagagttcacACCTTACTGTGCATGAGCGaatccatacaggggaaaaaccatataaGTGTGTGacgtgtggaaagagctttagtaacTGCACATACCTTGTACTCCATCgcagaatccatacaggggagaagccatacaagtgcttagagtgtggaaagagcttcagccagggTACAAGCCTTCGTATACATCAAAAAATCCACAGAGGTGAAAAACCATATGCatgttttgagtgtggaaagagctttggccAGAGTTCAAGCCTTAGTGTACATCTGAGAATTCACAGAGGGGAAAAGccgtattcttgttttgagtgtggaaagaacttcactaACAGCACAAGCCTTAcatctc
Above is a window of Zootoca vivipara chromosome 2, rZooViv1.1, whole genome shotgun sequence DNA encoding:
- the LOC118081302 gene encoding zinc finger protein 420; amino-acid sequence: MVGALRRGALLFNTSGSSTPRQAYHSPTTYLGRKNTCRASEAPFASSSLPPRNLQLLSSSGRLTEGGPANLERMEGGRWTVDLVKLSPATSDCSLPGPSERSGKCFLSSSARIKEAAPGNRARMEGGRWTVDLVRLSPTTSDCSLPGPSERSDLARMEGGRWTVDLVRLSPTTFECSLPGSSVGSAGDEQDSHRTLVSSESKSSLVCGKSFSDSSGLKSHERIHAGQESYKCLQCGKGFNHHSNLKRHHKVHSEEKPYTCFECGKRFSCNRNLTRHQKIHTGEKPYTCFDCGKSFRYSSGLQTHQKIHTGEKQYKCLECGMSFAHSSSLTSHQRIHTGEKSYKCSECGRRFAHRANLTSHKRTHTGEKPYKCLECGKSFSQSSHLSSHKRTHSGEKPYKCFECGKSFSQSSHLTVHERIHTGEKPYKCVTCGKSFSNCTYLVLHRRIHTGEKPYKCLECGKSFSQGTSLRIHQKIHRGEKPYACFECGKSFGQSSSLSVHLRIHRGEKPYSCFECGKNFTNSTSLTSHQRIHTGEKPYKCFECGKRFAHGSKLASHHKVHSQEKPYACFECGKTFTNSSGLTSHQRIHTGEKPYTCFDCGKTFRHSLSLTSHLRIHTGEKSYKCSECGMSFAHSVSLTSHKRTHTGEKPYKCLECGKSFSQSSHLSSHKRTHTGEKPYKCFECGKSFSQSSHLTVHERIHTGKKPYKCVTCGKSFSNCTYLVCHRRIHTGEKPYKCFECGKSFSQGTSLRIHQKIHRGEKPYECFECGKSFGQSSSLSVHLRIHRGEKPYSCFECGKNFTNGTSLTSHQRIHTGEKPYKCFECGKRFAHGSKLASHKRTHLE